AGGGCGCACTATTGGTCATCGATGCAGCACAAGGGGTGGAAGCTCAAACTCTTGCCAACGCTTATTTGGCTGTTGATCAGGGATTGGAGATCATCCCCGTGATAAACAAGATAGATCTCCCCGGAGCACGTCCCGATGAGGTATTGCGACAGATCGAAGAAGTGATCGGGTTGGATTCTTCCCAGGCTATTTTAGTCAGCGCTAAGGAGGGAATCGGAATACCGGAGGCGCTTGAAGCGATTGTGAAACGCGTTCCCCCTCCTACAGGTAATGAAGATGCCAAACTTCAGGCTCTGATATTCGACTCAATCTACGACAACTACAGAGGGGTAATATCTTACGTCAGGGTAGTAAACGGATGTATTAAAAAGGGTCAGTCCATCTTCTTTATGGCGACAAGAAAAGAATATGAAGTGGAGGAAGTGGGATTTTTTACGCCCTTCATGTCCCCTGCTGAAGAACTCAAGGCAGGAGAAGTAGGCTATGTCATTGCAAACGTAAAGACCATCTGGGAAGCCAGAGTGGGGGACACGATAACCGATGCAAATTCGCCTGCCGACAAACCTTTGCCTGGGTATAAGCACATCAAACCCGTCGTCTTCTGTGGCCTGTATCCGCTGGACAGGGACGACTTTCCCCGTCTCCGCGAGGCTATAGAGAAATTGCAATTAAACGACTCAGCATTGGCCTTTGAGCCGGAGACTTCGGAAGCACTGGGCTTCGGCTTCAGATGTGGTTTTTTAGGACTTCTTCACATGGACATCACTATCGAGAGGCTTAAAAGGGAATTCGAGATAGATTTAGTCGCCACGGCCCCAACCGTAGCCTATGAGATCCTTTTAAAAGACGGAGAAGTCATTGAGGCCAGAAAGCCCTCCGACTTTCCAGATCCCGTAAAGATAGAGGAGATCAGGGAACCCTTTATTAGGCTTACGATATTTTTGCCTTCCGATTATGTTGGCAAAGCCATGAAACTTTGTCAGGACAGGCACGGAGAGTTTGTTTCGCTGGATTACATTACGCCAGAGAGGGTAAAGCTTATTTACGACCTTCCCTTAGCCGAATTCATCGTGGATTTCCACGATAGGCTAAAATCTCTCACAAGAGGTTACGCATCCATAGATTACGAACAGGTAGGATACAGAAAATCCGATCTGGTCAAGGTGGACATCCTCATTCACGGCGAGCCAGTCGATGCCTTTTCCTTCATCTGCCATAAAGACGACGCCTACAAAAGGGCATTAGGTGTTATAAAAAAGCTCAAGGAACTGATACCGCGACAGCTTTTTGAGGTCGCCATACAGGCTTCAATAGGAAGCCGTGTTATAGCCCGAGAAAACGTCAAACCCTTGCGCAAAAACGTGCTAGCAAAATGTTATGGCGGCGACGTCACCAGAAAACGTAAATTGCTTGAAAAACAAAAAGAGGGCAAGGAAAAGATGAAGATGATAGGAAGAGTTCAGATTCCCCAGGAAGCCTTTTTGGCATTCCTGCAAGCCAATGAGGAAGAATAGATCGGACCGCGTAAATTTACTAAACGAATCTTTTGTCTTGGCGCTGTCGTCTCCACTTTCGCTTTACGTTCATATACCCTTTT
The window above is part of the Acetomicrobium thermoterrenum DSM 13490 genome. Proteins encoded here:
- the lepA gene encoding translation elongation factor 4, with the translated sequence MTNMNNIRNFCIIAHVDHGKSTLADRLLEYTNTIDSRKMRQQFLDTMDIERERGITIKLVPVRMQYRANDGKEYILNLIDTPGHVDFSYEVSRSLAACEGALLVIDAAQGVEAQTLANAYLAVDQGLEIIPVINKIDLPGARPDEVLRQIEEVIGLDSSQAILVSAKEGIGIPEALEAIVKRVPPPTGNEDAKLQALIFDSIYDNYRGVISYVRVVNGCIKKGQSIFFMATRKEYEVEEVGFFTPFMSPAEELKAGEVGYVIANVKTIWEARVGDTITDANSPADKPLPGYKHIKPVVFCGLYPLDRDDFPRLREAIEKLQLNDSALAFEPETSEALGFGFRCGFLGLLHMDITIERLKREFEIDLVATAPTVAYEILLKDGEVIEARKPSDFPDPVKIEEIREPFIRLTIFLPSDYVGKAMKLCQDRHGEFVSLDYITPERVKLIYDLPLAEFIVDFHDRLKSLTRGYASIDYEQVGYRKSDLVKVDILIHGEPVDAFSFICHKDDAYKRALGVIKKLKELIPRQLFEVAIQASIGSRVIARENVKPLRKNVLAKCYGGDVTRKRKLLEKQKEGKEKMKMIGRVQIPQEAFLAFLQANEEE